Proteins co-encoded in one Dendropsophus ebraccatus isolate aDenEbr1 chromosome 9, aDenEbr1.pat, whole genome shotgun sequence genomic window:
- the LFNG gene encoding beta-1,3-N-acetylglucosaminyltransferase lunatic fringe codes for MLKNCGRKLLLSLVGATLTCLLVLMVQQQVRHVVEELPQEMEDIPRPEAEASPAQAAEGGQASAAKGAQTFSAYISKLTRVRRDVEQVATPSAGAPGDSKPPVEEVSPTDVFIAVKTTKKFHRSRMDLLMDTWISRNKEQTYIFTDGEDEELQQKTGNVISTNCSAAHSRQALSCKMAVEYDKFIESGKKWFCHVDDDNYVNIKTMIKLLSRYSHTNDIYIGKPSLDRPIQATERISESKMRPVNFWFATGGAGFCISRGLALKMSPWASGGHFMNTAEKIRLPDDCTIGYIIESVLGVKLIRSNLFHSHLENLHQVPQSEIQNQVTLSYGMFENKRNAILMKGAFPVEEDPSRFRSIHCLLYPDTPWCPKNVAY; via the exons ATGCTGAAGAACTGCGGGAGGAAGCTGCTGCTGTCCCTGGTGGGGGCGACACTCACCTGCCTGCTGGTGCTGATGGTGCAGCAGCAGGTCCGGCATGTGGTGGAGGAGCTGCCCCAGGAGATGGAGGACATACCCCGGCCGGAGGCTGAAGCTTCCCCTGCCCAGGCTGCGGAGGGGGGACAGGCATCAGCTGCCAAGGGGGCCCAGACCTTCTCGGCTTATATCAGCAAGCTGACCCGGGTGAGGAGGGACGTGGAGCAGGTGGCCACCCCATCTGCCGGGGCTCCCGGGGACAGCAAGCCCCCTGTGGAGGAGGTCAGCCCCACCGATGTCTTCATAGCAGTGAAGACCACCAAGAAGTTCCACCGCTCCAGGATGGACCTCCTCATGGACACCTGGATCTCCAGGAACAAGGAGCAG ACTTACATATTCACCGACGGTGAAGACGAAGAGCTGCAGCAAAAGACAG GAAATGTCATCAGCACAAACTGCTCAGCAGCTCACAGCCGGCAAGCCTTGTCCTGCAAAATGGCCGTGGAGTATGACAAGTTCATAGAATCTGGCAAAAA GTGGTTCTGCCATGTGGATGATGACAACTATGTCAATATAAAGACTATGATAAAACTGCTCTCTCGCTATTCTCATACTAATGACATCTATATTGGGAAGCCAAGCTTAGACCGGCCTATCCAAGCAACTGAGAGAATCAGTGAAAGTAAGATG CGTCCCGTCAATTTCTGGTTTGCCACAGGAGGCGCTGGTTTCTGCATTAGCCGCGGGCTGGCCCTGAAAATGAGTCCATGGGCAAG TGGTGGACACTTCATGAACACAGCTGAGAAGATCAGGCTTCCTGATGACTGCACCATTGGTTATATCATAGAGTCTGTGTTGGGTGTGAAGTTGATCAGAAGCAACCTCTTCCACTCTCATTTGGAGAACCTGCACCAAGTTCCTCAAAGTGAAATCCAAAATCAG GTGACGTTAAGTTATGGAATGTTTGAAAATAAGAGGAATGCTATCCTGATGAAGGGGGCTTTTCCGGTTGAGGAGGATCCTTCAAG ATTCCGATCCATCCACTGTCTGTTGTATCCAGACACTCCCTGGTGCCCCAAGAATGTTGCCTATTAG